AAGAAAGCAGCTCAAGATTTTCTATGTCAACCAGGCACGGACATCGCCGCCGACCTTTATTCTTTTTGCCAATTTTCCGGATTCCATACCGGAGCACTATAAGCGCTATATCGAGAACTCTCTGAGAGCTACCTTCGGCTTCAAAGGAGCTCCAATCAGGCTTTTCTTCAGGAAACGTTCGTAAGGTAGGGGGCGCATGGTAATGCAGAGTTGGGCGGCCTTGTTTCCCGGCGACACGTGGATGATGAGTCTTCCCGTCCTTCTCTTCCTGTGGCGAAAGAAGCGCAAACCCGATGAACAGGGAAGGGGACATCGCCTGAGAAAGGAACAGCCGGCTGCGTGGGGAAGCTGGCTGTACGTCGGCAAAGACGAGGACGGAACCCCTTTTTATCTGGACACAGAGAACCTGTCATACGAATCTGAAAATGGCTTGAGGGTCCGGATGTGGGTAAAGTATAGACCACGGAAGGGCAGTGCTGCGTGTGTGAATGCCGAGTCTTTTCTTCAAGCGGCCGGCAAGGCACGGGAGCCGTTTGACCACATCCGGCAGGAGCTGGAAATAGATTTTTCCAAAAATGTGGTGGGCGATCTTG
The genomic region above belongs to Syntrophorhabdales bacterium and contains:
- a CDS encoding surface-adhesin E family protein codes for the protein MVMQSWAALFPGDTWMMSLPVLLFLWRKKRKPDEQGRGHRLRKEQPAAWGSWLYVGKDEDGTPFYLDTENLSYESENGLRVRMWVKYRPRKGSAACVNAESFLQAAGKAREPFDHIRQELEIDFSKNVVGDLELVFHAADGRVIDSVVYTAPEWKKITPGSVYELLQKTADGTWKPDRFHPDPELRAKLQEKLKEINEAFEAFETAGS